The following coding sequences are from one Lolium rigidum isolate FL_2022 chromosome 6, APGP_CSIRO_Lrig_0.1, whole genome shotgun sequence window:
- the LOC124662424 gene encoding chitinase CLP-like, giving the protein MWQLKPLLLLIAVLLGALACTVAGDGGMPLVIPITKDADTLLYSVSAPVAENDQITNHLVLDLSGPIIWSTCPDGYVALGCTSPACMQAHRFHPPNCPQTGYGRPDADNPRRCKCTAHPYNPVTGDTASDDMTEFTTSVNATDGWNPIYTVSFMVSTSCAPESLLTGLPWNNVGVVGLASSALALPAQIADTQKVPNKFALCLPSAVSNGVAIFGGGPLFLLPPGTPDLFATLAGDTPLRKHGKSTGYYISADKGIAVNQIQVPLDGYGAAPLLIALSSTIPYTALRSDVYRAFITAFDQATSEMARIKPETPPFELCYNSTQLRQMRMGYAVPQIDLMLEGGKNWTLFGGNTMARVNDNTACLAFVEMREENKQYGYGGGPKEAPAVVIGGFQMENNLLVFDVENQRLGFSSLLYAKHTTCSNFNFLKFPMPA; this is encoded by the coding sequence ATGTGGCAACTCAAACCCCTTCTCCTGCTCATCGCCGTCTTGCTCGGCGCGCTGGCGTGCACGGTGGCCGGCGACGGCGGGATGCCACTGGTCATTCCCATCACCAAGGACGCGGACACCTTGCTGTACAGCGTCAGCGCCCCCGTCGCCGAGAACGACCAAATCACCAaccacctcgtcctcgacctctcCGGCCCCATCATCTGGTCCACCTGCCCAGATGGCTACGTCGCGCTGGGGTGTACCAGCCCCGCGTGCATGCAAGCGCACCGCTTCCACCCGCCCAACTGCCCGCAGACCGGCTACGGCAGGCCTGACGCCGACAATCCCCGCCGCTGCAAGTGCACCGCCCACCCGTACAACCCCGTCACCGGCGACACAGCGTCGGACGACATgacggagttcaccacctccgtCAACGCCACCGACGGGTGGAACCCTATTTACACGGTGTCATTCATGGTATCAACGTCCTGCGCGCCGGAATCCTTGTTAACGGGGCTGCCGTGGAACAACGTTGGTGTCGTGGGGCTCGCGAGCTCCGCGCTCGCGCTCCCCGCGCAGATCGCGGATACGCAGAAGGTGCCCAACAAGTTCGCGCTCTGCCTCCCGAGCGCTGTCAGCAACGGCGTGGCCATCTTCGGCGGCGGCCCGCTCTTCCTACTCCCGCCAGGGACCCCGGACCTCTTCGCGACGCTGGCCGGTGACACGCCGCTCCGCAAGCATGGCAAGTCCACCGGCTACTACATCTCGGCGGACAAGGGCATTGCCGTGAACCAGATCCAAGTTCCGCTCGACGGCTATGGGGCGGCGCCGCTACTCATCGCGCTTTCCTCCACGATCCCGTACACGGCGCTCCGGTCAGACGTCTACCGCGCGTTCATCACGGCGTTCGACCAGGCCACGTCAGAGATGGCACGGATCAAGCCGGAGACTCCGCCGTTCGAGCTGTGCTACAACTCCACGCAGCTGAGGCAGATGCGGATGGGCTACGCCGTGCCGCAGATCGACCTGATGCTGGAGGGCGGCAAGAACTGGACATTGTTCGGCGGCAACACCATGGCAAGGGTGAACGACAACACGGCCTGCCTCGCGTTCGTGGAGATGAGGGAGGAGAACAAGCAATACGGGTACGGCGGCGGCCCCAAGGAGGCGCCAGCGGTGGTGATCGGAGGGTTCCAGATGGAGAACAACCTGCTGGTGTTCGACGTGGAGAATCAGCGCCTCGGGTTCAGCTCGCTGCTCTATGCCAAGCATACGACGTGCAGCAACTTCAACTTTCTCAAGTTTCCCATGCCTGCGTAG